Proteins encoded in a region of the Gammaproteobacteria bacterium genome:
- a CDS encoding ComF family protein encodes MVDIRLFFNHLFPPRCPLCGQAGHWPGHHHEHPSRTPASDAGKQASSLCAYCLAALPWIGRHCRGCALPLDANDQDFCGRCQQHPPPWTEAQAMFAYRGAIPGLVSSIKYQHRLQLSHELGRIWAEYLRQSPWLTQADVVVPIPLHWRRRWRRGFNQVAELAKPVSRALAVPLCHHCLKRVRFTPSQAQLPRRVRLQNLRNAFLSDAARVSGKHILLLDDVMTTGTTLREATHSLLDAGARRVDIQVLGRTI; translated from the coding sequence ATGGTTGACATTCGCCTTTTTTTTAATCATTTATTTCCGCCACGCTGCCCGCTGTGTGGCCAAGCCGGGCATTGGCCTGGCCATCATCACGAACATCCTTCCCGAACCCCGGCCAGCGATGCCGGCAAGCAGGCATCATCCTTGTGTGCGTATTGCCTGGCAGCACTGCCCTGGATCGGGCGTCATTGTCGCGGCTGCGCACTGCCGCTGGACGCCAATGACCAGGATTTTTGCGGTCGATGCCAGCAACATCCGCCACCCTGGACCGAGGCCCAGGCCATGTTCGCCTATCGTGGCGCCATCCCCGGCCTGGTCAGCAGCATCAAGTATCAACATCGACTACAGCTAAGTCATGAGCTCGGTAGAATATGGGCCGAGTATTTGCGCCAATCACCATGGCTGACACAAGCTGATGTAGTTGTGCCGATCCCGCTGCATTGGCGACGACGTTGGCGACGCGGCTTCAACCAGGTTGCCGAACTGGCGAAACCGGTTTCGCGCGCGCTGGCCGTACCGCTATGTCATCACTGCCTGAAGCGTGTGCGCTTTACGCCAAGCCAGGCACAACTGCCAAGACGTGTTCGCCTGCAAAACCTGCGCAATGCTTTTCTTAGTGACGCGGCGCGTGTTTCCGGCAAGCATATCCTGCTGCTTGATGATGTGATGACAACAGGCACAACCTTGCGTGAGGCAACACACAGCCTGCTGGATGCCGGTGCGCGGCGGGTAGATATCCAGGTGCTCGGCCGGACAATCTAG
- the bioF gene encoding 8-amino-7-oxononanoate synthase yields MTLWSGIEQFLEQRRKQGLQRRRRIVDSPQAPEMLVDGERLLSFCSNDYLGLAADSRLAEAATAAIGRYGFGAGASHLVTGHMTPHHQLEQALAEFTGSEATLLFSTGYMANQAVITSLLGRHDLFVEDKLNHASLIDAARLSGARVQRFAHGDMVRMRQLLAADGSNQQSLDSPGRTSMLATDGVFSMDGDLAQLDQLVPTCRQAKSWLLVDEAHAFGVIGDGGRGSFEALGLNARDPGIIRVGTLGKAFGSFGAFVAGSRELIELLIQTARTYIYTTALPPAVAAASLAALVIIRDEPERRRHLRERVDQFRQGAESLGLNLMPSTTPIQPILIGDADNAVSASEQLRRQGIWVTAIRPPTVPQGTARLRVTLSAGHSREHVDCLLDALATLNLPKGNRP; encoded by the coding sequence ATGACCCTTTGGTCCGGCATTGAACAGTTTCTCGAGCAGCGGCGCAAGCAAGGTTTGCAGCGTCGGCGACGAATCGTGGATTCGCCGCAGGCACCGGAAATGCTGGTGGATGGTGAGCGGTTACTGTCTTTTTGCAGCAATGATTACCTGGGGTTGGCAGCGGATTCGCGCCTGGCGGAAGCGGCGACCGCAGCCATTGGCCGTTACGGCTTTGGTGCTGGCGCTTCGCACCTGGTTACCGGTCACATGACTCCGCACCACCAGTTGGAGCAAGCCCTGGCTGAATTTACCGGTAGCGAAGCAACACTATTATTTTCAACGGGGTATATGGCAAACCAGGCGGTTATCACCAGCCTGTTAGGGCGTCACGACCTGTTCGTTGAAGACAAGCTGAACCATGCCTCGCTGATTGATGCGGCACGATTATCCGGTGCCCGGGTGCAGCGTTTTGCCCACGGCGATATGGTCCGGATGCGGCAATTGCTGGCTGCTGACGGATCAAATCAGCAATCATTGGATTCACCCGGTCGCACAAGCATGCTGGCTACCGACGGGGTATTCAGCATGGATGGCGACCTGGCGCAACTGGATCAACTGGTTCCGACGTGCCGGCAGGCGAAGTCCTGGCTGTTGGTCGATGAAGCCCATGCCTTTGGCGTGATCGGCGATGGCGGTCGTGGCAGTTTTGAGGCCTTGGGTCTGAATGCTCGCGACCCCGGCATCATCCGAGTGGGCACCCTGGGCAAGGCATTTGGCAGTTTTGGCGCCTTTGTCGCCGGCAGCCGAGAGTTGATCGAGCTGTTGATCCAGACTGCTCGCACTTATATATATACAACCGCGCTGCCACCGGCGGTGGCGGCAGCGAGCCTGGCGGCACTGGTTATTATCCGCGATGAACCGGAGCGGCGGCGCCATTTGCGTGAGCGGGTGGATCAGTTTCGCCAGGGTGCTGAAAGCCTGGGGCTGAATCTGATGCCGTCGACGACACCGATTCAACCGATCCTGATTGGCGATGCCGACAACGCCGTATCGGCGAGCGAACAGTTGCGCCGACAGGGTATCTGGGTGACGGCAATACGGCCACCAACCGTACCGCAGGGCACGGCGCGTTTACGCGTTACCCTGAGTGCCGGCCATAGTCGCGAGCACGTGGATTGTTTGCTTGATGCCTTGGCGACACTGAATTTGCCCAAGGGAAACCGGCCGTGA
- the bioH gene encoding pimeloyl-ACP methyl ester esterase BioH: MNIDLFHGWAMHGGIWAPLQSALVASGIQLHTPDLPGHGHAREFPEVFTLDTLADELADRLSGSGLVGGWSLGGMVAMNLALRHPDKARGIILINTTPSFACRNDWRAGVAVDVLSGFTEGLEHDAARTLTRFLSLQLGKNSSADQLRDLRQLVNARPVPEMAALRDGLRILAEADMRSQLAAIDIPTLIIHGDRDRLAPVAAARWLTELWPQAHLCTIAGAGHAPFLSHPEQVADAMAEFVSTHQEDFS; the protein is encoded by the coding sequence GTGAACATAGACCTGTTTCATGGCTGGGCCATGCACGGCGGAATCTGGGCGCCATTACAGTCGGCACTGGTTGCCAGCGGCATCCAGTTGCATACTCCGGATTTGCCCGGCCATGGCCATGCCCGTGAATTCCCGGAAGTCTTTACCCTGGACACCTTGGCCGATGAATTGGCCGACAGGTTGAGTGGATCGGGCCTGGTTGGCGGCTGGTCCCTGGGCGGCATGGTGGCCATGAACCTGGCGTTGCGACACCCGGACAAGGCGCGCGGCATTATACTTATTAATACAACGCCGAGTTTCGCCTGTCGTAATGATTGGCGGGCCGGGGTGGCCGTTGATGTATTAAGCGGATTCACCGAGGGTCTTGAGCACGATGCGGCCCGTACCTTGACCCGGTTCCTGTCCCTGCAGCTGGGGAAAAACAGTTCTGCTGATCAGTTGCGCGATTTACGCCAGTTGGTCAATGCCCGCCCGGTTCCGGAAATGGCGGCGCTGCGAGATGGCCTAAGGATTCTTGCCGAAGCCGACATGCGATCGCAACTGGCTGCTATCGATATACCGACGCTGATCATACACGGTGATCGTGATCGGCTAGCCCCTGTTGCGGCGGCGCGTTGGCTGACGGAGCTGTGGCCGCAAGCACATTTGTGTACCATTGCCGGCGCCGGCCATGCGCCGTTTTTATCCCACCCGGAGCAGGTGGCGGATGCCATGGCCGAATTTGTATCGACTCACCAAGAGGATTTTTCATGA
- the bioC gene encoding malonyl-ACP O-methyltransferase BioC — protein sequence MSREALDQQALRRAFDRAARTYDEHAVLQREVADRLIERLIYIKCDPRVILDLGSGTGYCSRALADRYKKARVIGLDLAEGMARYATGRRGWFSRENYAAADAEQLPLADNSVDMVLSSLTFQWCDLGRVFAECRRVLRPGGLLMFTSFGPTTLQELRAAWAAVDGSVHVHDFQDLRVVGDALVEARLALPVMDTETITLTYADVPGVLRDLKMIGATNAAQSRTRGLLGRQRYRTFLDAYEQFRQVDGRYPASYEIVYGHAWCPDGETQQPSEPGAGYASIALDQIGGRK from the coding sequence ATGAGTAGGGAGGCGCTGGATCAGCAAGCCTTGCGCCGCGCTTTTGACCGTGCCGCCAGGACATACGATGAGCACGCGGTATTGCAGCGCGAAGTGGCCGATCGATTGATAGAGCGACTTATCTATATTAAGTGTGACCCGCGTGTCATCCTGGATCTTGGTTCGGGGACAGGTTACTGCAGCCGTGCTCTGGCTGATCGCTACAAAAAAGCCCGGGTGATTGGCCTGGACCTGGCCGAAGGTATGGCCCGGTACGCTACCGGTCGCCGCGGCTGGTTCAGCCGCGAAAACTACGCCGCCGCGGATGCTGAACAATTACCCCTGGCTGACAATAGCGTCGACATGGTGCTGTCCAGCCTGACGTTCCAGTGGTGTGATCTTGGCCGCGTGTTTGCCGAGTGTCGCCGGGTATTGCGACCCGGGGGCTTGTTGATGTTTACCAGTTTCGGGCCGACCACCTTGCAGGAGTTGCGCGCCGCCTGGGCCGCGGTGGACGGATCGGTGCATGTACATGATTTCCAGGACTTGCGCGTCGTCGGCGACGCCCTGGTCGAAGCCCGCCTGGCGCTGCCGGTGATGGATACCGAAACCATTACCCTGACTTACGCAGATGTGCCCGGGGTGCTGCGTGACCTGAAAATGATCGGTGCCACCAATGCGGCGCAGAGTCGGACCCGCGGCCTGCTCGGTCGCCAGCGTTACCGGACATTTCTTGATGCCTACGAGCAATTTCGCCAGGTCGATGGCCGCTACCCGGCCAGCTATGAAATTGTCTACGGTCATGCCTGGTGCCCGGATGGCGAAACGCAGCAGCCATCCGAGCCCGGTGCCGGCTATGCCAGTATCGCGCTGGACCAGATTGGCGGCCGCAAATGA
- the bioD gene encoding dethiobiotin synthase: protein MTRARGYFVAGTDTGVGKTLVSAALVRAFADGGRRVVGLKPVASGSDPTPAGLRNADALALMAEASVELPYDVVNPYVFEPAIAPHLAAAEKNLSIDAQNITRIVDNVREQVDIVVVEGVGGWHVPLNRQQDTADLAVMLGLPVILVVGMRLGCLNHAVLTANAIAAVGLPLVGWIANSIDPQFERFAQNLDELQTRIAAPLLGTIPFSDVPPCVIQATNQLSLDPLQ from the coding sequence ATGACCCGGGCGAGAGGCTACTTTGTTGCGGGAACCGATACCGGTGTTGGCAAAACCCTGGTATCGGCTGCACTGGTTCGGGCATTTGCTGACGGCGGCCGGCGAGTTGTCGGGCTCAAGCCGGTTGCCAGCGGCAGTGACCCGACACCGGCCGGGCTGAGAAATGCTGACGCCTTGGCGTTAATGGCTGAAGCCAGCGTTGAGTTGCCTTACGACGTGGTCAATCCTTATGTATTTGAACCGGCTATTGCACCGCATCTCGCAGCGGCGGAAAAAAACCTGTCGATAGATGCCCAAAACATTACTCGAATTGTTGATAATGTGCGGGAACAGGTCGACATCGTCGTAGTAGAGGGTGTAGGCGGCTGGCATGTGCCGCTGAATCGGCAACAGGACACGGCGGATCTCGCGGTGATGTTGGGCTTGCCCGTGATCCTGGTTGTGGGCATGCGCCTGGGGTGCCTGAACCATGCCGTGTTGACGGCCAATGCTATTGCCGCGGTCGGTCTGCCGTTAGTCGGCTGGATAGCCAATAGCATCGATCCGCAGTTTGAGCGCTTTGCACAAAACCTGGATGAATTGCAGACGCGAATTGCCGCGCCGCTTCTTGGCACCATTCCATTTTCCGATGTGCCTCCGTGTGTGATTCAGGCGACAAATCAATTGAGCCTTGACCCGCTTCAATAA
- the coxB gene encoding cytochrome c oxidase subunit II: MLTRSIQSLKGGLHRLGMAAVLLMPGVAAAEYGLNFQEPVTQTATELLGLHNMILGIVTVITLLVFGVMFWSVIFHRKSSGREPATFHDNSKLEVVWTVVPFLILMVMAVPATKALLRMDDTSGSDMTLKITGYQWKWKYEYPDQGISFFSNLSTPKEQIYNKAEKGEHYLLEVDNEVVLPVGKKVRLLVTANDVIHAWGVPQLGIKKDAIPGYVNEMWTRIDKPGVYRGQCVELCGKDHGFMPIVVRAVSDEEFNQWASVQKDKMVAEAASSKKSWTKADLMEQGKKVYDVSCAACHGATGAGVPGVFPPMANSKIAKGDVAAHLDIVMNGKAGTAMAAYKGQMSDVDLAAVITYERNAFGNDTGDVVQPADIKAKR, translated from the coding sequence ATGCTCACTCGTTCAATTCAGAGTCTGAAAGGCGGACTGCATCGCTTGGGTATGGCGGCGGTATTACTCATGCCAGGCGTAGCAGCAGCCGAGTATGGCCTTAACTTCCAGGAGCCGGTCACCCAGACTGCTACCGAACTTCTCGGGCTCCATAACATGATTCTCGGAATCGTAACCGTCATTACGCTGCTGGTGTTCGGTGTGATGTTCTGGAGCGTCATCTTCCATCGCAAGAGCAGTGGCCGTGAACCGGCCACTTTTCATGATAACTCCAAGCTGGAAGTTGTCTGGACCGTGGTCCCGTTCCTGATCCTGATGGTCATGGCGGTTCCCGCTACAAAGGCGTTGTTAAGAATGGACGACACCAGTGGCTCGGATATGACTCTGAAGATCACCGGTTACCAGTGGAAGTGGAAATACGAGTACCCTGACCAGGGCATCAGTTTCTTCTCCAATCTTTCTACTCCGAAAGAACAGATTTACAACAAGGCGGAAAAAGGTGAGCACTACCTGCTTGAGGTGGATAACGAAGTTGTGCTGCCGGTCGGCAAGAAGGTGCGTTTGCTGGTAACTGCCAACGACGTTATTCATGCCTGGGGAGTTCCGCAACTGGGCATCAAGAAAGACGCGATTCCGGGTTACGTAAACGAAATGTGGACCAGGATCGACAAGCCCGGTGTTTACCGCGGCCAGTGTGTTGAACTGTGCGGCAAGGATCATGGCTTTATGCCGATTGTTGTCCGTGCGGTAAGCGACGAAGAATTCAACCAGTGGGCCAGCGTCCAGAAAGACAAGATGGTCGCCGAGGCTGCATCTTCCAAGAAGTCCTGGACCAAGGCTGATCTGATGGAGCAGGGCAAGAAGGTCTACGACGTATCCTGTGCAGCCTGTCATGGTGCTACGGGTGCTGGCGTACCTGGCGTATTCCCGCCAATGGCCAACAGCAAGATTGCCAAGGGTGATGTTGCAGCTCACCTCGACATCGTCATGAATGGCAAGGCTGGTACCGCCATGGCTGCATACAAGGGCCAGATGAGCGACGTCGATCTGGCTGCGGTCATCACCTACGAGCGTAATGCCTTTGGCAACGATACGGGTGATGTTGTGCAACCGGCCGATATCAAGGCCAAGCGCTAA
- the ctaD gene encoding cytochrome c oxidase subunit I, whose protein sequence is MSHHDHPTGIKRWLTTTNHKDIGTLYLWFSFIMFLTGGAMALIIRAELFQPGLQIVEPHFFNQMTTVHALVMVFGAVMPAFTGFANWMLPMMIGAPDMALPRMNNWSFWILPFAATMLILSLFTPGGGPAAGWTLYPPLSAQGGMGMDFTILAVHLLGISSILGSINIIATIMNMRAPGMTLMKMPMFVWTWLITAFLLLASIPVLAGAVTMLLTDRHFGTTFFDAAGGGDPVLFQHIFWFFGHPEVYILVLPAFGVFSQIIPTFARKPLFGYTSMVFATATIAFLSFVVWAHHMYTVGMPMSGELFFMYSTMLIAVPTGVKVFNWLATCWRGALTFETPMLYALAGVLLFTVGGVTGLMMSITPVDFQYHDTYFIVAHFHYTIFCGSVLALMGATYYWIPKWTGYMYNEGLGKLHFWLTAIFFNLTFFPQHFLGLAGMPRRIPDYAIQFAEFNQWSTVGAFGLGLSQLLWLYIIITCIKGGEKAKDKVWEAAEGLEWTVPSPAPYHTFETPPQVK, encoded by the coding sequence ATGTCACATCACGATCATCCGACTGGCATTAAGCGCTGGTTGACAACAACAAACCACAAGGACATTGGTACGCTGTACCTCTGGTTCTCATTCATCATGTTCCTTACCGGTGGAGCAATGGCGTTGATTATTCGCGCCGAATTATTCCAGCCCGGTCTGCAAATTGTGGAACCTCACTTCTTTAACCAGATGACAACAGTTCATGCACTGGTGATGGTATTCGGCGCGGTTATGCCGGCATTCACCGGATTCGCCAACTGGATGCTGCCGATGATGATCGGTGCTCCGGACATGGCGCTGCCACGTATGAATAACTGGAGTTTCTGGATTCTGCCTTTCGCAGCGACCATGTTGATTCTGTCGCTGTTCACTCCGGGTGGTGGCCCAGCTGCAGGCTGGACACTTTATCCGCCTTTGAGTGCCCAGGGCGGAATGGGAATGGATTTCACTATCCTGGCAGTGCATCTGCTGGGTATATCTTCCATCCTCGGCTCAATTAACATCATCGCGACCATTATGAATATGCGTGCCCCGGGCATGACCCTGATGAAAATGCCCATGTTCGTCTGGACCTGGCTGATTACCGCGTTCCTGCTGCTGGCTTCAATCCCGGTTCTTGCGGGTGCCGTAACCATGCTGCTGACCGATCGTCACTTCGGCACCACGTTCTTTGATGCGGCCGGTGGTGGCGATCCTGTACTGTTCCAGCATATTTTCTGGTTCTTCGGTCATCCTGAAGTGTATATCCTGGTGCTGCCTGCATTCGGCGTCTTCTCCCAGATCATCCCGACGTTCGCGCGCAAGCCGTTGTTCGGATACACCTCCATGGTGTTTGCGACTGCAACGATCGCGTTCCTGTCATTTGTTGTCTGGGCGCATCACATGTATACGGTTGGCATGCCGATGTCCGGCGAGCTGTTCTTCATGTACTCAACCATGCTGATTGCAGTACCGACCGGCGTGAAAGTGTTTAACTGGCTGGCGACTTGCTGGCGCGGTGCCCTGACATTTGAAACACCGATGCTGTATGCGCTGGCCGGCGTGTTGTTGTTCACGGTTGGTGGTGTAACCGGTCTGATGATGTCCATCACCCCGGTTGACTTCCAGTACCACGACACCTACTTCATTGTTGCCCACTTCCACTACACCATCTTCTGTGGTTCTGTGCTGGCGCTGATGGGCGCTACCTACTACTGGATTCCGAAGTGGACAGGCTATATGTACAACGAAGGTCTGGGCAAGCTGCATTTCTGGCTGACCGCAATCTTCTTTAACCTGACCTTCTTCCCTCAGCATTTCCTGGGCCTGGCCGGTATGCCGCGTCGTATTCCGGACTACGCTATCCAGTTTGCCGAGTTTAACCAGTGGTCAACAGTTGGTGCTTTCGGCCTTGGTCTGTCACAGTTGTTGTGGCTGTACATCATCATCACCTGCATCAAGGGTGGCGAGAAGGCCAAGGACAAGGTTTGGGAAGCTGCGGAAGGCCTGGAATGGACCGTACCGTCTCCGGCTCCGTACCATACCTTTGAAACACCGCCACAGGTGAAATAA
- a CDS encoding cytochrome c oxidase assembly protein has translation MTDQSNQNNDSVRQANSRTVKRLFVVAVIMFGFGYALVPLYDLICDVTGLNGKTGRTTLEQVAARQQVDAAATDTATDSREVVVEFMSHTSTGLPWEFRPMSKKMTVKIGQPAVAMFYARNTSGDTITGQAIPSVSPNKAGPHFKKTECFCFSQQTLKPGEEKEMPVQFVINSKLDPEVKVVTLSYSFFNAEKDSAKKYGGEPGEAPANHNSHEHHAHSQQQHEAGQDHKL, from the coding sequence ATGACTGATCAGTCCAACCAGAACAATGACAGCGTAAGGCAGGCCAACAGCCGGACGGTTAAGCGGCTGTTCGTGGTCGCGGTCATTATGTTCGGTTTTGGTTATGCCCTGGTTCCGTTATATGACCTGATCTGTGATGTCACCGGGCTTAATGGAAAGACCGGGAGAACGACGCTGGAACAAGTAGCTGCCCGGCAACAGGTTGATGCTGCGGCGACTGATACTGCGACTGATTCGCGCGAGGTAGTGGTGGAGTTCATGTCCCACACTTCAACCGGGTTGCCGTGGGAATTCCGGCCAATGAGCAAGAAGATGACCGTCAAGATCGGTCAACCTGCCGTTGCCATGTTCTACGCCCGGAACACTTCCGGCGATACCATTACCGGCCAGGCCATACCCAGTGTTTCGCCAAACAAGGCGGGGCCTCACTTCAAGAAGACCGAATGCTTCTGCTTCAGCCAGCAAACACTCAAGCCGGGTGAAGAGAAGGAAATGCCGGTGCAGTTCGTGATCAACTCGAAGCTTGATCCTGAAGTGAAAGTTGTCACCTTGTCCTATTCGTTCTTCAATGCCGAGAAGGATTCGGCAAAAAAATACGGTGGTGAGCCCGGGGAGGCTCCTGCCAACCATAATTCGCACGAGCATCATGCGCATTCGCAGCAGCAGCATGAAGCCGGGCAAGACCATAAATTGTAA
- a CDS encoding cytochrome c oxidase subunit 3: MSAKGDYYLPEPSPWPVLTSVGLFLLALGFVLSINDVSVAKYAMYIGAAIIIYMAFRWFGQVIGESEAGTYNDKVDTSFRMGMGWFIFSEIMFFAAFFGALFYERQLAVSWLSSGVTNEWLWPGFEGGWPTAGPEGAKAVAAGETPGPNQFSPMGAWGIPAINTLILLTSGVTITIAHWGLQKDNRGQLIVWLFLTVALGLTFLGFQAYEYAHAYTELGLTMKTGVYGATFYMLTGFHGLHVTLGTIMLIVIWFRTLKGHFTPKNHFGFEAVAWYWHFVDVVWLGLFIFVYWL, translated from the coding sequence ATGTCAGCAAAAGGCGACTACTATTTACCCGAACCAAGTCCATGGCCGGTATTGACCTCCGTTGGTCTGTTTCTGCTTGCCCTGGGATTTGTATTATCCATAAATGATGTCAGTGTCGCCAAGTACGCCATGTACATTGGTGCCGCAATCATTATCTATATGGCGTTTCGCTGGTTCGGACAGGTGATTGGCGAGAGTGAAGCAGGTACCTATAACGACAAGGTGGATACATCCTTCCGCATGGGTATGGGCTGGTTCATTTTCTCTGAAATCATGTTTTTTGCTGCCTTTTTTGGCGCGCTGTTTTACGAGCGTCAGTTGGCAGTTTCATGGCTGTCTTCCGGTGTCACCAATGAATGGCTGTGGCCGGGATTTGAAGGTGGCTGGCCGACAGCAGGTCCTGAAGGTGCCAAGGCCGTAGCTGCAGGCGAGACTCCGGGACCAAACCAGTTCTCGCCCATGGGTGCCTGGGGCATTCCCGCGATAAACACACTGATCCTGTTAACTTCAGGTGTAACCATTACCATCGCTCACTGGGGTCTGCAAAAGGACAACCGTGGTCAGTTGATTGTGTGGCTGTTCCTGACCGTTGCTCTTGGTCTGACCTTCCTTGGATTCCAGGCCTATGAATACGCCCATGCCTACACCGAGCTGGGCCTGACCATGAAGACCGGCGTATACGGTGCCACATTCTACATGTTGACCGGGTTCCACGGCTTGCACGTGACCCTGGGTACCATCATGTTGATCGTGATCTGGTTCCGTACGCTCAAGGGCCACTTTACCCCGAAAAACCATTTTGGTTTCGAGGCGGTGGCCTGGTACTGGCATTTTGTGGATGTAGTCTGGCTGGGCCTGTTTATATTCGTATACTGGCTCTGA
- a CDS encoding twin transmembrane helix small protein, whose product MIKLLVILLLMAIIASLFSGLFYMFRKKDQVDDRMVKALTIRVGLSVTLFALLMLLFYTGVIPPEGIRAL is encoded by the coding sequence TTGATCAAGCTGCTCGTAATATTACTGCTCATGGCCATAATTGCCAGCCTGTTTTCCGGGCTTTTCTACATGTTCCGGAAAAAAGACCAGGTGGATGATCGCATGGTCAAGGCGCTGACCATTCGTGTCGGGTTGTCGGTTACGCTGTTTGCACTGTTGATGCTTCTGTTTTATACCGGTGTGATCCCGCCTGAAGGAATTCGCGCCCTGTAG
- a CDS encoding SURF1 family protein, whose protein sequence is MLPLLTALGFWQLHRAEEKTGIQAEYDRRESAGEIAVTGTLRSVEDLRFYRIRVRGEYEVDRQIWLDNRVHNGQVGYHVLTPLRIEGSDTRILVNRGWIHQGQGRAELPSAPPPAGIHTVVGVATVPFKGGYRLGPAFQADGKWHARWQFVEMDQYAQAVPYAVQPVMMLLDAGDQPGGLIREWKRLDAGIAVHHGYAFQWFSLAVTLAGIYLFFLFRKPGRAEGTDSDIEA, encoded by the coding sequence ATGTTACCTTTACTTACCGCCCTTGGTTTCTGGCAATTGCATCGCGCGGAAGAAAAAACCGGAATCCAGGCGGAATATGACCGCAGGGAGAGCGCCGGTGAAATAGCAGTTACCGGAACACTACGGAGTGTTGAAGACCTTCGGTTTTATCGCATTCGTGTTCGTGGTGAATACGAGGTCGATCGGCAAATCTGGCTGGATAACCGGGTGCATAACGGCCAGGTGGGTTACCATGTTCTGACGCCATTACGAATCGAAGGAAGCGATACACGCATTCTCGTTAATCGTGGCTGGATTCATCAAGGCCAGGGCAGAGCCGAGTTGCCGTCGGCGCCGCCACCGGCCGGTATACATACTGTTGTTGGTGTCGCAACAGTGCCATTCAAGGGTGGTTACAGGCTGGGCCCGGCTTTTCAGGCTGACGGAAAATGGCATGCCCGGTGGCAGTTTGTCGAGATGGATCAGTATGCGCAGGCCGTGCCTTACGCTGTGCAGCCGGTCATGATGCTGCTTGACGCAGGCGACCAACCCGGCGGCCTGATCCGCGAATGGAAGCGCCTGGACGCCGGAATCGCTGTGCATCACGGATACGCATTTCAATGGTTTTCGCTCGCTGTTACACTGGCGGGCATCTACCTGTTTTTCCTGTTCCGCAAGCCAGGTCGAGCGGAAGGGACCGATTCGGATATTGAGGCATGA
- the cyoE gene encoding heme o synthase, with translation MSTEDTAAPETRSRNPLRMAREFFQLTKPGVVALIVFTAVVGMFLSTPGAVPLSVLIIASLGIGMAAGSAAAINHVLDQKADAIMARTRHRPLPRGELSSAEAIVFAIVLGAIAMTILAVWINHLTAWLTFFSLIGYSVIYTVYLKRETPQNIVIGGAAGAAPPVLGWASVTGEVTGDALLLFLIIFLWTPPHFWALALYRVKEYERANIPMLPVTHGSKFTRLQILLYTILLAAITLMPFATGMAGTLYLVGVTVLNAIFLYSAIALYRTYSDELAKKTFKYSIHYLSLIFALLLVDHYRLYIIEALQSLM, from the coding sequence ATGAGCACAGAAGATACCGCAGCGCCAGAAACCCGGTCGCGTAACCCGCTTCGTATGGCGCGGGAATTTTTTCAGCTGACCAAGCCGGGCGTGGTGGCATTGATTGTATTTACAGCCGTTGTCGGCATGTTCCTGTCTACGCCCGGCGCGGTACCGTTAAGTGTCTTGATTATTGCTTCCCTCGGAATCGGCATGGCTGCCGGTTCAGCAGCAGCCATAAACCATGTTCTGGACCAGAAGGCGGATGCCATTATGGCGCGCACCCGGCATCGGCCGCTACCGCGAGGCGAATTAAGTTCTGCCGAAGCCATTGTATTTGCCATTGTGCTTGGCGCCATTGCCATGACCATCCTGGCTGTATGGATCAACCACCTGACTGCATGGCTGACATTTTTTTCGCTGATCGGTTACTCGGTTATCTATACCGTGTACCTTAAGCGTGAGACGCCGCAGAACATTGTTATCGGTGGAGCTGCCGGTGCGGCGCCGCCGGTATTGGGTTGGGCGTCGGTGACGGGCGAAGTGACCGGCGATGCGTTGCTGCTGTTCCTGATTATCTTTCTTTGGACACCGCCGCATTTCTGGGCGCTTGCGTTGTACCGGGTAAAGGAATACGAGCGCGCCAACATCCCCATGTTGCCGGTTACGCACGGCAGCAAGTTCACACGTTTGCAGATTTTACTGTACACAATTTTGCTTGCGGCAATCACGTTAATGCCGTTTGCGACCGGCATGGCCGGCACGCTGTACCTGGTCGGTGTTACTGTACTAAATGCCATTTTCCTGTATAGCGCCATTGCATTGTACAGGACATACAGTGACGAGCTGGCCAAAAAAACGTTCAAGTATTCAATTCATTACCTCAGCCTGATATTTGCATTGCTCCTGGTCGATCATTATCGCCTGTATATCATTGAGGCATTGCAGTCATTGATGTAG